Proteins encoded in a region of the Sander lucioperca isolate FBNREF2018 chromosome 4, SLUC_FBN_1.2, whole genome shotgun sequence genome:
- the si:dkey-162b23.4 gene encoding sodium/hydrogen exchanger 9B2 yields the protein MEDTQPKLATPEPSRAPSPAPSPAPSPLLDIISFPAANHVEHLNVNQIQFVVRRCSSPNATEETTYFIPRNPVVDAGTNTDPPVVCCPLLHRFCPCPPRGLLASLITKVLLAAVLFGVVWSITEEQCLPGGNLFGITILFICALIGGKVVALIRLPKLPPFPPLLGMLLMGFTLRNIPVITDGVYIDFKWSASLRNIALAIILTRAGLGLDPTALRRLKSVCIRVAAGPCIIEACTTALVSHFLMGLPWVWGFILGFVLAAVSPAVVVPSMLMLQKDGYGVEQGIPTLLMAAGSFDDILAITGFTTCLSMAFATGSTWWNLLRGVMEVSGGMVAGILLGFLIQYFPSVDQKHLVIKRSFLVLGLSVFAVFGSGVAGFPGSGGLCTLVLAFLAGLGWGSEKARVEEVVGWAWDVFQPLLFGLIGAEIRISELEGLTVGLGIATLLIALLVRILFTFVCVLCAGFNMREKVFIALAWMPKATVQAAIGSTALDMARTKEDKELQKYGMDVLTVGVLSILLTAPVGALLIGLAGPHLLQKPKNSACGTAAGGEDENETPVTYESTL from the exons ATGGAGGACACTCAGCCCAAGCTTGCTACCCCGGAGCCCAGCCGTGCACCCAGTCCAGCACCTAGTCCAGCACCCAGTCCACTGCTGGACATCATTTCTTTTCCTGCAGCGAACCATGTGGAG CACCTAAATGTGAACCAGATCCAGTTTGTGGTACGGCGCTGCTCTAGTCCAAATGCCACAGAAGAGACCACCTATTTTATTCCTCGAAACCCTGTGGTGGATGCTGGCACTAACACAGACCCGCCAGTGGTCTGCTGCCCCTTGCTCCACAGATTCTGCCCATGTCCACCAAGAGGCCTTCTGGCCTCTCTCATTACTAAAG TCCTTCTGGCAGCTGTGCTCTTTGGAGTGGTGTGGTCTATCACCGAGGAACAGTGTCTTCCAGGGGGTAACCTGTTCGGCATCACGATCCTCTTTATCTGTGCACTCATCGGTGGCAAAGTGGTGGCTCTCATCCGTCTGCCCAAACTTCCACCGTTCCCACCTCTCCTTG GTATGCTGCTGATGGGGTTCACACTGAGAAACATCCCAGTTATAACAGACGGGGTGTACATTGACTTCAAATGGTCTGCGTCACTGAGGAACATTGCTCTGGCTATCATTCTGACCAGAGCTGGTCTGGGGTTGGATCCCACG GCTCTGAGGAGACTGAAATCTGTGTGCATACGTGTGGCAGCTGGGCCCTGCATTATAGAGGCTTGCACCACAGCTCTGGTGTCGCACTTCCTCATGGGCTTGCCCTGGGTGTGGGGCTTCATCCTTGG CTTCGTGCTGGCCGCTGTGTCTCCAGCAGTGGTGGTTCCCTCCATGCTGATGCTGCAGAAGGATGGTTACGGCGTGGAGCAGGGCATCCCCACCCTGCTGATGGCTGCAGGCAGCTTTGACGACATTCTTGCCATCACGGGGTTCACCACATGCTTGAGCATGGCCTTCGCCACAG GATCCACTTGGTGGAACCTCCTGAGAGGTGTGATGGAGGTGTCTGGCGGGATGGTTGCTGGGATTCTTCTAGGCTTCCTCATCCAGTACTTTCCTAGTGTTGACCAG AAACATTTAGTAATTAAGCGATCCTTCTTGGtgctgggtctgtctgtctttgccGTGTTCGGCAGCGGTGTGGCTGGGTTTCCTGGCTCTGGCGGCCTCTGCACCCTGGTGTTGGCATTCCTGGCTGGCCTCGGCTGGGGGTCAGAAAAG GCACGTGTGGAGGAAGTGGTGGGGTGGGCGTGGGACGTGTTTCAGCCTCTACTCTTCGGACTAATAGGGGCAGAAATTCGAATCTCTGAGTTGGAGGGACTCACAGTTG GTCTGGGTATAGCCACTCTGCTCATTGCCCTGCTGGTTCGAATCCTGTTCacctttgtctgtgtgttgtgtgcggGCTTTAACATGAGGGAAAAAGTGTTCATAGCCCTAGCATGGATGCCAAAAGCCACAGTGCAG GCTGCTATAGGCTCAACAGCTTTAGACATGGCCAGGACAAAGGAGGACAAGGAGCTGCAGAAGTACGGCATGGATGTGCTGACTGTGGGTGTGCTGTCCATCCTTCTCACAGCCCCGGTAGGAGCTCTTCTCATAGGGCTCGCTGGACCTCACCTGCTACAAAAACCAAAGAACTCTGCCTGTG
- the bdh2 gene encoding 3-hydroxybutyrate dehydrogenase type 2 isoform X2 codes for MGRLNGKVIVLSAAAQGIGRAAAIAFAKEGALVTATDINGEKLKELDGIPGIKTKIVDVTKKDQVEALAKEHDHVDVLFNVAGFVHHGSILDCEEADWDFTMNVNVRSMYLMSKAFLPKMLAKKSGNIINMASVASSIKGVVNRCVYSTSKAAVIGLTKSIAADFIGQGIRCNCVCPGTVDTPSLRGRIQAQPDPEQAYKDFMARQKTGRMCTAEEVAYLCVYLASDESAYVTGTEQIIDGGWRL; via the exons ATGGGTCGCCTCAATGGGAAAGTGATCGTGTTGTCAGCTGCCGCTCAGGGGATTGGACGTGCTGCAGCAATA GCATTTGCAAAGGAGGGTGCTCTAGTCACAGCAACGGACATCAATGGAGAGAAGCTGAAAGAGCTGGACGGCATTCCAG GGATAAAGACCAAGATCGTGGATGTAACTAAGAAAGACCAAGTCGAAGCCCTGGCCAAGGAGCATGACCATGTAGATGTGCTGTTTAATGTTGCTGG GTTTGTGCACCACGGCTCCATCTTGGACTGCGAAGAGGCCGACTGGGACTTCACCATGAACGTGAACGTCCGGAGCATGTACCTCATGAGCAAGGCTTTCCTACCTAAG ATGTTGGCAAAGAAGTCAGGAAACATTATTAACATGGCATCTGTTGCATCAAGCATAAAAG GTGTTGTGAACCGGTGTGTCTATAGTACCTCCAAGGCTGCAGTCATTGGGCTCACCAAATCTATAGCGGCTGATTTCATTGGTCAAGGCATTCGCTGTAATTGTGTTTGTCCTG GTACTGTTGATACTCCATCACTAAGGGGTAGGATCCAGGCCCAACCTGACCCAGAACAG GCTTATAAGGATTTCATGGCAAGACAGAAAACTGGCAGAATGTGCACAGCTGAAGAGGTAGCATACCTGTGCGTGTACCTGGCCTCAGATGAG TCTGCCTATGTGACTGGGACAGAGCAAATCATCGATGGAGGATGGAGACTCTGA
- the bdh2 gene encoding 3-hydroxybutyrate dehydrogenase type 2 isoform X1, translated as MLDCGSAFVSDLNRGSSERCTMGRLNGKVIVLSAAAQGIGRAAAIAFAKEGALVTATDINGEKLKELDGIPGIKTKIVDVTKKDQVEALAKEHDHVDVLFNVAGFVHHGSILDCEEADWDFTMNVNVRSMYLMSKAFLPKMLAKKSGNIINMASVASSIKGVVNRCVYSTSKAAVIGLTKSIAADFIGQGIRCNCVCPGTVDTPSLRGRIQAQPDPEQAYKDFMARQKTGRMCTAEEVAYLCVYLASDESAYVTGTEQIIDGGWRL; from the exons GCAGCAGTGAAAGGTGCACTATGGGTCGCCTCAATGGGAAAGTGATCGTGTTGTCAGCTGCCGCTCAGGGGATTGGACGTGCTGCAGCAATA GCATTTGCAAAGGAGGGTGCTCTAGTCACAGCAACGGACATCAATGGAGAGAAGCTGAAAGAGCTGGACGGCATTCCAG GGATAAAGACCAAGATCGTGGATGTAACTAAGAAAGACCAAGTCGAAGCCCTGGCCAAGGAGCATGACCATGTAGATGTGCTGTTTAATGTTGCTGG GTTTGTGCACCACGGCTCCATCTTGGACTGCGAAGAGGCCGACTGGGACTTCACCATGAACGTGAACGTCCGGAGCATGTACCTCATGAGCAAGGCTTTCCTACCTAAG ATGTTGGCAAAGAAGTCAGGAAACATTATTAACATGGCATCTGTTGCATCAAGCATAAAAG GTGTTGTGAACCGGTGTGTCTATAGTACCTCCAAGGCTGCAGTCATTGGGCTCACCAAATCTATAGCGGCTGATTTCATTGGTCAAGGCATTCGCTGTAATTGTGTTTGTCCTG GTACTGTTGATACTCCATCACTAAGGGGTAGGATCCAGGCCCAACCTGACCCAGAACAG GCTTATAAGGATTTCATGGCAAGACAGAAAACTGGCAGAATGTGCACAGCTGAAGAGGTAGCATACCTGTGCGTGTACCTGGCCTCAGATGAG TCTGCCTATGTGACTGGGACAGAGCAAATCATCGATGGAGGATGGAGACTCTGA